In Acidobacteriota bacterium, one genomic interval encodes:
- a CDS encoding metallophosphoesterase encodes MSSDPIRQPPTPNPQSSRRRRCVLGVIVVLGIIGALDAFLIEPNWIEITRHHVRFGLSKPLKIAHLTDVHTTGLHWRERKLLELLQAESPDLIVLTGDTLGDGFRYQEAAEVLQRLHAPLGVWLVRGNWEYFRPVPNDRAFYDSVGIKLLVNESARLTDEVWLGGFDDAVMGRPRTDAVFPESSSGKVLRLALFHSPIFYEQIAGKCDLALAGHTHGGQVYLPLYGPLWLPRGCGNYLGGWYKRENSQMYVSRGVGTSLIEVRFLCRPELAIITVE; translated from the coding sequence ATGAGTTCTGATCCTATCCGCCAACCCCCAACCCCCAACCCCCAATCTTCCCGGCGCCGCCGTTGTGTGCTGGGAGTGATCGTGGTGCTTGGCATCATCGGTGCGCTTGATGCCTTTTTGATCGAGCCCAACTGGATTGAAATCACCCGTCATCACGTTCGGTTTGGCTTGTCGAAACCGCTGAAAATTGCGCACTTGACCGATGTCCATACCACGGGGCTCCACTGGCGCGAACGAAAGTTGCTGGAACTGTTACAGGCAGAAAGCCCGGATCTGATTGTGCTCACTGGAGATACATTGGGTGATGGCTTTAGATATCAGGAAGCCGCCGAAGTCCTTCAACGGTTGCACGCCCCACTTGGTGTGTGGCTGGTCCGAGGCAACTGGGAATATTTCCGACCCGTGCCCAATGACCGTGCCTTTTACGATTCGGTCGGAATCAAGCTCCTGGTCAATGAATCAGCCAGACTCACCGACGAAGTCTGGCTGGGAGGCTTTGATGATGCCGTGATGGGGCGTCCACGAACGGATGCCGTTTTTCCGGAATCTTCATCGGGCAAAGTCTTGCGGCTGGCCTTATTTCACTCACCAATTTTTTATGAGCAGATTGCCGGGAAATGTGATCTGGCACTGGCCGGACATACCCATGGCGGACAGGTCTATCTTCCACTGTACGGCCCACTCTGGCTGCCTCGTGGATGTGGAAATTATTTGGGAGGCTGGTACAAACGGGAAAACTCGCAAATGTATGTGAGTCGTGGAGTTGGAACCTCATTGATTGAAGTCCGCTTTTTGTGCCGCCCCGAACTTGCCATCATTACGGTTGAATGA
- the rlmN gene encoding 23S rRNA (adenine(2503)-C(2))-methyltransferase RlmN, with product MASVVSRDENQSQTARPSLIGLDRTELATTLAAYGEPAFRAKQAFRALYKRMAGSIEDIHELPKSLREKLAPNFTIDTVTLAQTFNSSDGTRRYLFNVNGNEAIEAVWIPEARRSTICLSSQAGCPLACDFCLTAQIGLKRNLTVGEIVGQVVYVLRSELERLQAEHPPQIAKLPPINLVFMGMGEPFLNYANVMQAIQLMGDADGLEIRPSHVTVSTAGIVPRIVDFGQEPNRPRLAISLSAPTDDLRNQLMPINRRYPLADLMQACEAFPLALGEKMTFEYVMLDGINDHDEHAHQILKLTTRLRARNAVKLNLIPHNPAPELPYQPSTEARVLAFQSILKQKDLPVFIRRPRGRDITAACGQLAATHESQRVIYKF from the coding sequence GTGGCATCTGTTGTTTCCCGCGACGAAAACCAATCCCAAACTGCCCGACCTTCGCTGATTGGCCTGGACCGAACCGAACTGGCCACAACTCTCGCAGCCTATGGCGAACCGGCTTTTCGAGCCAAACAAGCTTTTCGGGCACTGTATAAGCGGATGGCGGGTTCAATTGAAGACATTCATGAACTTCCGAAGTCGTTGCGCGAAAAACTGGCCCCAAACTTCACCATTGATACTGTGACGCTGGCGCAAACCTTTAACTCATCGGACGGCACGCGGCGCTACCTCTTCAACGTCAATGGAAACGAAGCCATTGAAGCTGTCTGGATCCCTGAAGCCCGCCGGTCAACCATCTGTCTTTCGTCGCAGGCTGGCTGTCCGCTCGCCTGTGATTTTTGTCTTACCGCCCAGATTGGTCTCAAACGCAATTTGACCGTTGGTGAAATCGTCGGTCAGGTCGTGTATGTTCTGAGAAGCGAGCTGGAACGACTCCAGGCAGAACACCCACCCCAGATAGCCAAACTCCCACCAATCAATCTGGTGTTTATGGGCATGGGTGAACCGTTTTTGAATTATGCGAACGTCATGCAGGCCATTCAGCTTATGGGAGACGCTGACGGACTTGAAATTCGCCCCAGCCACGTCACCGTTTCGACCGCCGGCATTGTTCCGCGAATTGTTGATTTTGGCCAGGAACCCAACCGCCCACGACTGGCCATCTCGCTCTCAGCCCCAACCGATGACCTTCGAAATCAGTTGATGCCGATCAATCGCCGCTACCCGCTCGCTGACCTGATGCAGGCGTGCGAAGCGTTTCCACTCGCTCTGGGTGAAAAAATGACCTTTGAATACGTGATGCTTGATGGAATCAATGACCACGACGAGCACGCCCATCAGATTTTGAAACTGACGACCCGGCTTCGAGCACGCAATGCCGTCAAACTCAACCTGATTCCGCATAACCCGGCACCAGAGCTTCCCTATCAACCTTCAACCGAAGCCCGTGTCCTGGCCTTTCAATCCATTCTGAAACAAAAAGATCTTCCAGTATTTATCCGTCGCCCACGTGGTCGTGACATCACTGCCGCCTGTGGACAACTCGCCGCCACGCACGAAAGCCAGCGGGTGATTTATAAGTTTTGA
- a CDS encoding GNAT family N-acetyltransferase, whose translation MIYIKHVQTPADVEQARLLFEEYGNTRPGDPALAALASEITSLPGEYAPPGGSLLLAMDEETVAGCVAVRRWAAGIAEMKRLFVRPGFRGKRVGYQLAMAILEEARRLGHRRLRLDTIPGMDEAQALYRQLGFQEIPAYRYNPNEHTKFFEIPLTGEPRETHKPAAREKLEIGIIGDFQPGYRKHETTSMAILEAAQALGVKLNLTWFGTNDLAVAEKRIDLAGCDGICAAPSSPYRNLEGGLAAIQLAREAKIPFLATCGGFQHTLLEFARHVAHLKQAESGEYNPEADVLLLNLSACSPVDGSFRLSGKKEIRFSPHARVAKIYGQLEVEEEFACNYELNQQFQEQLVNAGLKVTGTTEGGEARVVELIEHPFFVATAYLPQWSSSEGSPNPLFTAFLNAARMTFLLKEE comes from the coding sequence ATGATTTACATCAAACATGTTCAAACTCCTGCCGACGTGGAACAGGCGCGTCTTTTATTTGAAGAATATGGCAACACACGCCCTGGTGACCCCGCGTTGGCGGCCCTGGCCTCGGAAATTACCAGTCTTCCGGGTGAATATGCGCCTCCAGGTGGCAGTTTGCTGCTTGCCATGGATGAGGAAACTGTGGCGGGATGTGTCGCCGTGCGAAGGTGGGCGGCTGGAATTGCTGAAATGAAGCGCCTGTTTGTCCGGCCTGGATTTCGAGGGAAGCGTGTTGGCTATCAACTGGCGATGGCGATTCTTGAGGAGGCCCGACGATTGGGACACCGTCGTCTCCGGCTTGACACAATTCCGGGAATGGACGAGGCCCAGGCCCTCTATCGGCAACTGGGGTTCCAGGAAATCCCGGCCTATCGCTATAACCCCAATGAACACACAAAGTTTTTTGAAATCCCCCTGACCGGTGAGCCTCGGGAGACACACAAACCTGCCGCTCGTGAAAAACTGGAAATCGGCATCATCGGAGATTTTCAGCCGGGCTATCGAAAGCACGAAACGACGTCCATGGCCATTCTTGAAGCGGCTCAGGCGCTTGGCGTGAAGCTTAACCTGACCTGGTTTGGCACAAACGACCTGGCAGTGGCTGAAAAGCGGATTGACCTGGCGGGCTGTGATGGAATTTGTGCCGCTCCGAGCAGTCCTTATCGAAATCTGGAAGGCGGTTTGGCGGCCATTCAACTGGCTCGGGAAGCCAAAATTCCGTTTCTGGCCACCTGTGGCGGTTTTCAGCATACGTTACTGGAATTTGCCCGCCATGTCGCCCATCTGAAACAGGCCGAATCCGGCGAATACAACCCGGAAGCCGACGTCCTTTTGCTCAACCTTTCAGCCTGTTCACCTGTGGATGGGAGCTTCAGACTTTCGGGAAAAAAGGAAATCCGTTTCTCACCGCACGCCAGAGTGGCCAAAATCTATGGTCAGCTTGAAGTGGAAGAGGAATTCGCCTGTAACTATGAATTAAATCAACAGTTTCAGGAGCAACTGGTCAATGCGGGATTGAAAGTGACCGGAACAACTGAAGGCGGAGAAGCCAGAGTGGTTGAATTGATCGAGCATCCATTTTTTGTGGCGACGGCCTACCTGCCGCAATGGTCATCGAGTGAGGGCTCACCGAACCCGCTTTTTACTGCGTTTCTGAACGCTGCACGAATGACCTTCCTTTTGAAGGAGGAATGA